One window of the Balaenoptera ricei isolate mBalRic1 chromosome X, mBalRic1.hap2, whole genome shotgun sequence genome contains the following:
- the FANCB gene encoding Fanconi anemia group B protein yields MVAVVDVIAVAVATSTTAVRLSHHRPSRPGGKEGRAGGGGGRVTMEGGQQRRHAAQSGAAAWEWRRDQALNLASHSLPVRTPPPDVSCTADPPPPAGGSRALPSSSSARASSSCHSLSQHSPEAPPPQPHLATESWPARQAPPPLRWTQPPAWASQDAARGREVWSRLVLSGFSASGTWRPRKQAMSSNEQERLFCYNGEVLVFRLSKGNFVDEGPTKTPVLHVRRMVFDRGTGVFVQKSTGFFSIKEEYSHLKIMGCDCVSDFRTGINLPYIMIQCIKETNIFRYFLLFLHSTNKFEKRLSFRLRYELKDSIRVLNGPLVLWRHVQTLFYISSQTGKVVTVSIKFSSIEWAGEIENVGMVLLGRKTCYLSEEGCTPQPSKSDYATWNTQFCVYSLERGEVINDTYIIPPAYTSVIACVHVCATEIVNNQLRVSLIALTQKNQLISFQNGTPKSVCQLPFGEPCAVQLMDSGGGDLLFVISFRSSDACAVWEKNFQVAAKWEKVSSVLIDDFLGTGTEQVLLLFKDPLNSDCLSSFKITDLDNLNYSSETLDYNEDDLLDNKKNYLVVPPLERRLKVGLVSVQELQQHLLLKEKIISKSYKALMNLFQGKDDSTSSAEEKECLVTLCGEEENPVYTFDEKLSDNFQDSEQLVEKIWYRVIEDSLVVGVKTTSSLKVSLNHVTLSLSMDQAPNSSFPLIKCQNRVIKLSRISSPVPGSVPYEIGSEVKKIKLSVESEKEEEKEESIVCVQPSEKEYVQMITAVTSLSPLLAFSNFCCIVLLQIRERENGNHSATRYVQCGRIFLSLEDLSSGKYLLTFPKKKPIEHMEDLFALLAAWQRACFQIISPSYALTSMKVWLLEHMECEVIKEFPEICFCKRPGSFYGTLFNWKQRTPFEGILVVYSRNQTVLFQCLHNLSRVLPINSFFKYLKLGSEDFLIGHLALALEKELVTLGSFSSALVKVESNLVQSCEASKEKSSGDVAALSDIEESIHPYRKELQREKEQMLGMNLKVSGALYREKTLKLAEVQLKSDLAAQKVTDL; encoded by the exons ATGGTCGCGGTCGTGGACGTGATTGCAGTTGCCGTCGCCACTTCCACGACTGCGGTCCGACTATCTCATCACAGGCCAAGCCGGCCCGGAGGTAAAGAGGGAAGGGCGGGAGGTGGAGGCGGTCGCGTGACAATGGAAGGCGGGCAGCAGCGCCGCCACGCCGCCCAATCCGGCGCGGCCGCCTGGGAATGGAGGCGGGACCAGGCCCTCAACCTGGCTTCCCATTCACTTCCCGTTCGGACGCCGCCCCCCGACGTCTCCTGCACTGCGGACCCGCCCCCGCCAGCCGGCGGATCGCGGGCGCTTCCCTCTTCAAGCTCAGCCCGGGCTAGCTCCTCCTGCCATTCGCTTTCACAACATTCCCCGGAGGCCCCGCCTCCTCAGCCTCACTTGGCAACCGAGTCCTGGCCGGCTAGGCAGGCTCCGCCTCCTCTGCGCTGGACGCAGCCTCCGGCCTGGGCCTCCCAAGATGCAGCGCGCGGGCGGGAGGTTTGGAGCCGTCTGGTGCTGAGCGGGTTTTCGGCGTCGGGGACGTGGCGGCCGCG CAAACAAGCAATGTCATCTAATGAACAAGAAAGGCTCTTCTGTTATAATGGAGAAGTCCTTGTTTTTCGTTTGTCTAAAGGAAATTTTGTAGATGAAGGGCCTACAAAAACACCTGTGTTACATGTCAGAAGAATGGTATTTGACAGAGGAACAGGAGTATTTGTTCAGAAATCCACTGGATTCTTTAGCATAAAAGAAGAAtactctcatttaaaaattatgggtTGCGACTGTGTTTCAGATTTCAGAACTGGAATTAATCTGCCTTATATTATGATACAGTGCATTAAAGAGACtaacattttcagatattttctacTATTTCTTCACAgtaccaataaatttgaaaagcgTTTGAGTTTTAGACTACGCTATGAGTTGAAGGACAGCATAAGGGTCCTTAATGGCCCTTTAGTTTTATGGAGACATGTCCAAACATTATTTTATATCTCTTCCCAAACTGGCAAAGTTGTTACTGTGTCCATTAAGTTTTCCTCTATTGAGTGGGCAGGGGAGATTGAAAATGTAGGTATGGTTTTGTTAGGACGAAAGACATGTTACTTATCTGAGGAAGGATGTACCCCACAGCCTTCAAAATCAGATTATGCAACTTGGAATACTCAATTTTGTGTATACTCCCTTGAAAGGGGAGAAGTAATAAATGATACATACATTATCCCTCCTGCTTATACCAGTGTGATAgcatgtgtgcatgtctgtgcaACTGAGATTGTCAACAACCAGTTAAGAGTGTCTCTGATTGCTCTTACTCAAAAGAATCAGCTGATTTCATTCCAAAATGGGACTCCTAAAAGTGTGTGCCAGCTTCCATTTGGAGAACCTTGTGCAGTTCAACTTATGGATTCAGGTGGAGGAGACCTCCTTTTCGTCATATCCTTTAGGTCCAGTGATGCTTGTGCTGTTTGGGAAAAGAACTTTCAG GTTGCTGCTAAGTGGGAGAAAGTTAGCTCAGTACTGATAGATGACTTTCTTGGAACTGGAACTGAACAAGTACTGCTACTTTTTAAGGACCCCTTGAATTCAGATTGCCTCAGTTCCTTTAAAATAACAGACCTGGACAACTTAAACTATTCA agTGAAACATTGGATTACAATGAAGATGACTTACTTGacaacaaaaagaattatttgGTGGTTCCACCTCTGGAAAGAAGATTGAAA GTTGGTTTGGTTTCTGTTCAGGAATTACAGCAGCATCTCTTgcttaaggaaaaaattatttcaaaatcttaCAAGGCTTTAATGAACCTGTTTCAAGGGAAAGATGATAGTACATCAAGTGCAGAGGAG AAA GAATGTCTTGTCACTCTTTGTGgtgaagaagaaaatcctgtctaTACCTTTGATGAAAAGTTATCAGATAATTTTCAAGATTCAGAACAGCTGGTAGAGAAGATATGGTATCGTGTAATAGAGGACAGCTTGGTTGTTGGAGTgaaaaccacatcttctttgaagGT gtccCTGAATCATGTGACTTTATCGCTGTCAATGGATCAAGCCCCTAACTCCAGCTTTCCGCTCATTAAGTGTCAAAATAGGGTGATCAAGTTGAGTAGGATATCTTCCCCAGTACCAGGCTCAGTGCCATATGAAATAGGATCAGaggtaaaaaaaatcaagttgagtgttgagagtgagaaagaggaagagaaagaggaaagcattGTTTGTGTACAACCATCTGAGAAAGAGTATGTGCAGATGATTACTGCTGTAACATCTCTTTCACCACTTTTAGCATTCAGTAATTTTTGTTGCATTGTGCTGCTAcaaattagagagagagagaatggtaaCCATTCTGCAACTCGTTATGTTCAGTGtggcagaatttttttaagtctagAAGATCTTTCAAGTGGGAAATACCTGCTGACATTTCCAAAGAAGAAACCTATAG AACACATGGAAGATCTCTTTGCGCTTCTTGCGGCCTGGCAGAGAGCTTGTTTTCAAATCATATCACCCAGCTATGCTCTGACTTCAATGAAGGTGTGGCTCTTAGAACACATGGAATGTGAAGTTATCAAAGAATTTCCAGAAATTTGCTTTTGCAAAAGGCCAGGAAGTTTCTATGGGACACTCTTCAACTGGAAACAAAGAACACCATTTGAAGGGATTTTAGTAGTCTATTCCAG GAATCAAACAGTTTTGTTCCAGTGCCTTCATAATCTCAGCAGAGTTCTCCCTATAAACAGTTTCTTCAAATATCTAAAATTAGGAAGTGAGGATTTCCTAATTGGTCATTTGGCATTAGCTTTGGAGAAGGAGTTGGTTACCCTTGgttctttttcttctgccttagttaagGTTGAAAGCAACTTGGTGCAGAGTTGTGAAGCAAGCAAAGAAAAGAGTAGTGGTGATGTGGCTGCCTTATCAGACATAGAGGAAAGCATCCATCCCTACAGAAAAGAACTTCAGAGAGAAAAGGAGCAAATGTTGGGGATGAACCTAAAAGTGAGTGGTGCCCTTTACAGAGAAAAGACTTTGAAATTAGCTGAGGTTCAGCTGAAATCAGACCTTGCTGCCCAGAAAGTGACTGATTTATAA